The genomic DNA CTCTTTTGTCTACACTCGTTTTACTTCAATAAATTTCCTTGTTCAGCGGAGACAGTGATATCACCAGATTTAATTTTTTCTAAAACATCTTTAACCTGAGTTATTGTGTCTTCACTTAAGTTTGGATTTTCTTCTGGAATCCCTACACCGTTATTTGTTACGTCAAATGTTAATGTTTCTCCACCAGGGAATTCTCCATCAATTTCAGCTTTAACCATGTCAAAAGCAACTTGGTCTAACTTTTTCATTGCAGAAGTTAAAATGATTGATTTATCGCCTTCATAAATTCCGTCAGCATATTGGTCAACGTCTACACCAACGATCCAAACTTGTTCTCCACCTAATGCGCGGTTTTTAGCTTCGTTGATAGCTCCAACTCCAACTCCACCTGCAGCAGTAAAGATTACGTTTACACCACGGTCAAACATTTGAGCAGCAATTTGTCCACCTGCTGCAACATTATCAAATGAACCTTGATATAAAACGTTTTCAGCTTTAATGCTTATGTTTGTTCCTAAGTTCTCATTAGCATATTGAACACCTTGTTGGAAGCCCCAGTTAAACTTTTGTACAGCTGGAATTTCCATACCACCGATGAATCCAGCTTCACCTTCATTTAGTTCAAGTGCAGTAGCAACACCTGCTAAGAAACCTGACTCATGTTCAGTAAAAAATACTGAAACAGTATTTTCATTTACAACTGGATTATAATCTCCAGAGTGAGGTGCACCATCAATAATTACGAATTTAGCATCTTCATATCTAGATTGTGCTTGGAATACAGCAGTTTCGAATTTGAAACCAGGAGTAACGATGAACTTGTAACCTGCATCGTATAGGTTACCGATTTCTTTTAAGTAATCAGCTTCAGTTGTACCTGCTGGCTTAAGATATTTTTCTTGAATGTTTAATTCTTCTTTAGCTTGAAGAATACCTTCCCATGTACCTTGGTTAAATGATTTGTCATCAATTGTACCTGCGTCTGTAACCATTCCAACTTTCAATCCATCCTTCGCTCCGCCGCCGCCACCGCAAGCCGCTAGAAAGCTAACTAAAGATAAAGTAAGTAGGATTATTAAAGCTTTTTTCATAATTGTACCCCCAATTTGATAATTTTTTTTTGAAAAACATAGTTCAAAAGAAACAGCTTGTCCTTGCTAGTTATATAAAAGTGCAACGAACGAAGTAAACTTCACCTCCTTAAATAAAATGCTCAATAATATTAAAAAATATTATATTCTTTTTCTAACTACATAAAAGTCAAATTTATCAGCTTTAAAATAGTTTATTGAATGAAGGATTGCTTCATCATTTTCATCAAAATGCATTTGCTTAAGAACCAATAATGCAGTTTCAGGATCGCACTCCAAAATCGGAGAAATCTTCTCGTGATATCCGAGTGGTTCAATATGAGTAACTGCATAGGATATATGTTTACCGGTTCTCTTATGTATATAATCTAATAAAGATTCCTCTTGATGAGAAAAATCAGAATTCATAATACTACTTGGAATCTTATCAATACAATATATCACTGGGTCACCATTAGCTGTTCGCACACGCTCCATTAAGATAAACTCGTCTTCTTCAGAGCATTGAAACCGCTTAATATCTTCCTCGGTAGCAGCCTGTGTCATGGATGTTAAGAAGATCGTCCCAGGCTTCATACCAGCATCAATAATCATATCTGTAACCGTATTTAACTGCTCAATTCCTGAAGAAAATAAAGGTCTACTACTTACAAACGTTCCAACTCCATGCCTTCTTATAACGACATTTTCTTCCTCAAGTATCCTCAGTGCCTCTCTTAGCGTTGCACGACTTACACCAAGCTGCTTAGCTAATAAAAATTCTGATGGTAGCTTTTCTTTTTCTTTGTAATACCCAATTTCTATATCTTTTTTTATTTTATCAATCACTTGTAAATACAAATGACGAGCATCACTTTTAATAGACACGACTTTACCCCCAAAGAATAGGTATAACTATAAGTTAACAATCAGATGTCTGATGTTAGACAAGTGGTAGTCAATCGTCAATACTATACCACTTTTTACCCAAGAAATAAATAAGAAATAAAATTATTGTCGAAATTTGAAAGGGTTATTTGTAAAGTTTCATAATATCGTAAAAAAAGTAAGGGAAGCTCCCCTTACTTTTTAACTACCGAGTTCTTCCTTTGGAGCTGTAATAAGAACTGCCCTTGGTTTACTACCTTCATAAGGGCCAACCACACCTCTAGCTTCCATTGCATCAATAAGCCTTGCAGCTCTTGTATATCCGATTCTAAAACGCCTTTGGAGCATGGATACGGATGCGGTCTGCATTTCAAGAATTAGTTGGACAGCCTCATCATATAGATCATCCTCTACATCTTCGATAACCTCTGATACTTCTTGCGGAATCATATTCTGCTGATACTGCGCCTTTTGCTGTGAGATGACAAAGTCTACAACTTCTTCAACCTCATCGTCTGAAAGAAAAGCTCCTTGAACACGAACAGGTTTATTTGCCCCAACAGGAAGGAATAGCATATCTCCTCTTCCTAGCAACTTTTCCGCTCCACCCATGTCTAAAATCGTTCTAGAATCTGTTTGAGAGGAAACACTAAAGGCTATTCTTGACGGGATATTAGCTTTAATTACACCTGTTATTACGTCCACTGACGGCCTTTGGGTTGCAATAATTAAGTGAATACCTGCAGCCCTAGCCATTTGCGCCAGACGGGTAATTGAATCCTCAACATCTGATGAAGCGACCATCATTAAATCTGCAAGCTCGTCCACTATAACGACAATATAGGGTAGTGAAGGTTGCTTCGCTTCTTCTCCATCATTATGTCTTTTGATATGCTCATTATAACCTTCAATGTTCCTTGTACCTGTATGAGAGAAAAGTTCATATCTTCTTTCCATTTCATTTACTACCTTTTTTAATGCTTGAGACGCCTTTTTAGGGTCTGTTACAACAGGTGCGAGTAAATGAGGTATACCATTGTATACATTTAATTCAACCATCTTTGGATCAATCATCATCATTTTTACTTCATGAGGTTTTGCTCTCATTAGGATACTAGTAATTATACCATTTATGCATACACTTTTCCCACTTCCTGTAGCACCTGCAACAAGTAAGTGTGGCATCTTATTTAATTCAGCTAACACTGCGTCTCCTGAGATATCTCTTCCGAGTCCAATCAGCAGCTTGGCTTCAGGTTTATCATTTTCCTTCGCCTCAAGAACTTCACGAAGAGATACAGTCGCAACTTCTGAGTTTGGAACCTCTATACCTACTGCTGACTTTCCCGGAATAGGCGCTTCAATACGAATATCCTTTGCAGCCAACGCAAGAGCTAGGTCATCATTTAGGTTTACAATCTTACTAACTTTCACTCCTACATCCGGATATACCTCGTACTTCGTTACAGCTGGACCTAAATGCACTTTTGTCACTTTTGCTTTTACTCCAAAACTTTGGAACGTTCTTTCTAGTTTTCTAGCATTCGCATAAATATTCTCATGCTCTGAACTCTGGTCAGTGGGCTTGGGAGAATTTAATAAGTGAACAGGAGGTAATTCATAATCCACATTTTCTATTTCAGTAAAAGTAATAGGTGGAACTTTCTCATCAACTACATCTTCAACTATTTGTTTTTTACTCTCCGCAGTGTTTGTTTTTGGTTCATAAGCTCTGTCCGCAAAATTTGAAATGATAGGTGGTTGTGCTGGTTCACCCACCTCAATTTCAATGATTTCTTTTAGCTCATCTTCATCATCGACTATATTTGTTTGAGAC from Cytobacillus luteolus includes the following:
- a CDS encoding BMP family lipoprotein, which produces MKKALIILLTLSLVSFLAACGGGGGAKDGLKVGMVTDAGTIDDKSFNQGTWEGILQAKEELNIQEKYLKPAGTTEADYLKEIGNLYDAGYKFIVTPGFKFETAVFQAQSRYEDAKFVIIDGAPHSGDYNPVVNENTVSVFFTEHESGFLAGVATALELNEGEAGFIGGMEIPAVQKFNWGFQQGVQYANENLGTNISIKAENVLYQGSFDNVAAGGQIAAQMFDRGVNVIFTAAGGVGVGAINEAKNRALGGEQVWIVGVDVDQYADGIYEGDKSIILTSAMKKLDQVAFDMVKAEIDGEFPGGETLTFDVTNNGVGIPEENPNLSEDTITQVKDVLEKIKSGDITVSAEQGNLLK
- a CDS encoding GntR family transcriptional regulator, yielding MSIKSDARHLYLQVIDKIKKDIEIGYYKEKEKLPSEFLLAKQLGVSRATLREALRILEEENVVIRRHGVGTFVSSRPLFSSGIEQLNTVTDMIIDAGMKPGTIFLTSMTQAATEEDIKRFQCSEEDEFILMERVRTANGDPVIYCIDKIPSSIMNSDFSHQEESLLDYIHKRTGKHISYAVTHIEPLGYHEKISPILECDPETALLVLKQMHFDENDEAILHSINYFKADKFDFYVVRKRI
- a CDS encoding DNA translocase FtsK is translated as MAKQKRRTKNKTEWKKTFKFELIGLTLLALTCIGIANLGVVGNTIVALFRFFTGEWFMLCLLGLLLLSFYVIWKRTWPNFFTRPLIGTYLITISVLLLSHVTLFKLLSNEGAFAKPSVILNTWELYWLEQAGQISSSDLGGGMIGAVVFAASYFLFDEPGTKIIAVFLIVCGVILVTGKSLNETLIKILRPIGTFLKGQWIAFIEDVKEWSINLKSKKKSPKSAKKKTPIKTSSQTNIVDDEDELKEIIEIEVGEPAQPPIISNFADRAYEPKTNTAESKKQIVEDVVDEKVPPITFTEIENVDYELPPVHLLNSPKPTDQSSEHENIYANARKLERTFQSFGVKAKVTKVHLGPAVTKYEVYPDVGVKVSKIVNLNDDLALALAAKDIRIEAPIPGKSAVGIEVPNSEVATVSLREVLEAKENDKPEAKLLIGLGRDISGDAVLAELNKMPHLLVAGATGSGKSVCINGIITSILMRAKPHEVKMMMIDPKMVELNVYNGIPHLLAPVVTDPKKASQALKKVVNEMERRYELFSHTGTRNIEGYNEHIKRHNDGEEAKQPSLPYIVVIVDELADLMMVASSDVEDSITRLAQMARAAGIHLIIATQRPSVDVITGVIKANIPSRIAFSVSSQTDSRTILDMGGAEKLLGRGDMLFLPVGANKPVRVQGAFLSDDEVEEVVDFVISQQKAQYQQNMIPQEVSEVIEDVEDDLYDEAVQLILEMQTASVSMLQRRFRIGYTRAARLIDAMEARGVVGPYEGSKPRAVLITAPKEELGS